Genomic segment of Nitrosopumilaceae archaeon AB1(1):
AAAAAACGATGAAAATTTTTCTAGACACTGCAAATCTTGATGAAATTAGAAAGTATAATGATATGGGTCTTTTAGATGGAATTACAACAAATCCCTCTCTACTTGCAAAAGAACAAGGGGATCCAAAGGATGCCATGAAAGAAATTTCTCGTATAATAAAAGGAGATGTAAGTCTTGAGGTGGTATCTACAAATTATGATGGAATGATGGAAGAAGGTTTCAAACTATGCGAGTATGGTTCTAACGTTGTAGTAAAGTGTCCTATGACTTCAGATGGTTTACGGGCATGTACATCTTTTGTAGAAAAATCCATTCCTGTGAATATAACTTTGATTTTTTCAGCTAATCAAGCTCTGTTGGCTGCAAAAGCTGGAGCAAAATACGTGTCCCCCTTTATCGGTCGACTCGATGATATTGGATTTGACGGTATGCAACTGATAAGGGATATAAAAACAATATTTACTAATTATAATTTCAATACACAAATTCTTGTTGCTAGTATTCGTCATCCATTGCATGTAATTGAGGCTGCAAAAATTGGTGCTGATGTAGTAACACTTCCACCTGCAGTTCTTGGAAAAATGTTAAAACACCCTTTGACTGATCTTGGTCTTGATGCATTTTTGAGTGATTGGAAAAAAACAAATTCTACTCTATAACATAATAACCTATTCTTTTAAATCATTTCTCACTGTGTGTATTATGCGAAAAGATGCTATTCGTTCACACCGTCTTAATTATCTACTACGTTTGTATAGACAAAACCACCATGAACGCCATTTATACATGCGCGCAAAACTTATGGGTGTCTCTGATGCCACTGCTCGTAATTATACAAAATCAGTCATTAGCAAAGCAAAATCACTCAAAATTTAAAGATCTGACATTTTAGGTTATATATAATATATCTACTGGTGATCAAATTCTATTAATATTATGCCATTTTGATTAAATCATGTCTGATCTACTTTTACCTTACGTTGATAAATTGATCCAATTACAAAAAGGAGACACGAACATACTGCTTAAAATTCAAAGGGCTTGTCAACAAAATGAAATATTATCTATATCAGAACGTGATTATGTAGCAAAATTAGCAAAACAGTATATTGGTGGATATGTGGATCCCTACTTTACTGAATCGTCAATTCCCTCTACACCGCCGCCTCTGCAACCAAAAATATCAAAACCTATCCCACAAAGTATGACACAAGCAGAAAACCTAACAATACAAATTCATAAAACAAAGTCTAAATTACCATTTGTAAAGATTGGAATTGTACTAGGCATACTTTGCGTAATTGGAATATTAGGAGTTGTTATTTTGAATAATACTGTTGGTACTTTACCTGTTGGTACTTTACCTGTTGTTACTACGAGTGAAAAGTTACCTCTCTCACTTGATCAACGTACATACAATAAAGGTGATATAATATCCATTTATGGTGTAGCTACTACTCCTACTGTTACAATTACAATTACTACACAAGATACAGTAGTTTGGAGTGAAGTTGTTGATGTGTATGATGATGTATTTTCCACTTTGTTAATTGCCGGTGGTTCTGATTGGAGTGGTTCTGGTGTTTATACAGCAACAGCATTGATTGATTCAACACGTTATACTCTTAATTTTGATTTTGTAAATTAATTTTCATAAATCATTAAATCTTTTTCTTCAAGTAGTGCATGCAAATTATTTACTGAACGATACACATCGGGTTCTTTCTTGGCACCTGTACATACTAGTTTACCTGATGCGAATAAGAGTATGACTGTCTTCGGTTCCAACATACGATGAATTAGACCTGGAAATTGCTCTGGTTCATACATACTTCTTGGAAGAGTTCTTGCTGCCTTTTCTAGATGAATCTTTCCACCCAAATTTATGGCCGCTACAATATTCTGAACCACAATTACTGCATCCTTTTTAATTGAAACCTTTTCACTTCTGAGTTTATTCACCACTGTTCTTACAGCTTTTATTGCCATTTCTTCAGATTTTGCTCCAGTACACACCATCTTACCTGTTCTGAATATAAGAGTGGCTGTTCTAGGGGATTTCAATCGAAATACAAGCCCTGGGAATTGATCAGGGTGATATTCTGTGTCTGGAAATTTTTTAGTGATTTCATTAAGATTTATTTTTTGATTTACTGATGCCGAAGCTACTACATTCTCGATACTAACAATAGGTTTTGTCTGTCTCACATAGTGTGTTATTTAAATACCCTATAAATACATAAACCTATAATTCCAATATTCCGAGAATTATACAATTTAGCATTAATGATGATTTATCCACTGATATCTGTATTCTTCCTCAATTATCTCTCTTTTCATATCTGCCAAAGTATTTTTCTCATCGACAGACACATCAAATATTCCCAGTGCCCCTTTGTATGGTATTGGTATTCTTAAGCGATGTGGATTTTGAAATAGAAATCCATATTTATTTTTATTACTAGTCATATTTGCTAAATGTTTTTTATAATCTTCTTTCAGTTTTATTTTAGTTGGATATTTTTTTGTAGTGTACAATTCTACGTATCCTATAATAAAACCTGTTTGCATTCTTTTTTTAATTTTTAATCTCTTACAATCTTGTGTTCTAATTTTTTGTGGAGCGTGAATTAATAATTTACCACGATAATTTGTATTCCAAGTTCTCAATTCTATTATTTTCTTTCCATCTATTATCAGATTTGCAAATGGTTAACATACTGAAATACATTTCATGGTGAATTTAATATACCCAATATTTTTTTTGGAATATCATTTAGATTATACACTGCCAGTGATTTTTCATATCCTAATTGTTTTAAATTATTTGCAATATTCATTGAACGTATAATATCTGAACCAAGCCCAATTGATATCATACTTGTTCCAATATTTTTAAATAAACTAGTCATACGTCTAACTGCATCAGGGTCAGATGGTTCTCCATCTGTTAATGTAAGTAAAATATCAGGTTTTTTCGTCGATACAAGATGATGCATTTTATTATACACGTCTGCCAAAGGGGTGCCACCATTTGCCTGCACCGATGCAAGTCTTTTTGCACAGGTATTATTCCATTTTACCCCCTCGTCTTTTATAGACCAGCACATAACTGCCCTATTCTCTGTGTTGAATGCGTATATGGAAAATTTAATCCTCAGATATGCTAGTACCTCACATAGAGATAGTGTGGTTTTTTTATACTTGATTTGATTTGATGCTATGCTTGAGGAATGATCAAGAAGAATCATAATTCGTGTTTTTATAATTTTTCTAAAATCTTTTAAAAATGGTTTAGAGTCTTCAATGTAAGACTCTGCATCAAATTCATCACCGTAATCCTGTACATGTTCTTCTCTCCAACCTGTTCTCCAAGAGCGAAATTTGATTTTTAAACTTGATATAAAATCATTGTCATAGATTGACATCTCATTTACATTTTTATGATTCGGTGTGCTAATCCCTATAATCTTATTTCCAACACCTTTGGATTCATTTTTACGATTCTCGTGGATTATTGCGTTAAATTCATTCTTTATCTCTTTTCCTTCTAGTGCTTTTTTTGGTTCAATTTTACTAAAATACTCTCTATTCTGTGAGATTTTTTTTAATGCATTTAACACCTCTTCTTCATTCATTGGTATATTCTGTCCTCTTTTGAACAATGGAATTGAAATGGTAAGTAGTGAATCAATTTGAAGGATTTTTATAATCTCCACAATTTTTTTACTAATCCACTCAGTACCATAATTATTCTCTAGTGATTTATTTAGTATATTTTTTGCAAGTATAGTTGCTTTTTTAATTTTCACAACATCATTTGCTGGAATATCTCCCTTGAAATCATTT
This window contains:
- the fsa gene encoding fructose-6-phosphate aldolase, encoding MKIFLDTANLDEIRKYNDMGLLDGITTNPSLLAKEQGDPKDAMKEISRIIKGDVSLEVVSTNYDGMMEEGFKLCEYGSNVVVKCPMTSDGLRACTSFVEKSIPVNITLIFSANQALLAAKAGAKYVSPFIGRLDDIGFDGMQLIRDIKTIFTNYNFNTQILVASIRHPLHVIEAAKIGADVVTLPPAVLGKMLKHPLTDLGLDAFLSDWKKTNSTL
- a CDS encoding TATA-box-binding protein, producing the protein MRQTKPIVSIENVVASASVNQKINLNEITKKFPDTEYHPDQFPGLVFRLKSPRTATLIFRTGKMVCTGAKSEEMAIKAVRTVVNKLRSEKVSIKKDAVIVVQNIVAAINLGGKIHLEKAARTLPRSMYEPEQFPGLIHRMLEPKTVILLFASGKLVCTGAKKEPDVYRSVNNLHALLEEKDLMIYEN
- a CDS encoding ACP synthase, whose translation is MIIDGKKIIELRTWNTNYRGKLLIHAPQKIRTQDCKRLKIKKRMQTGFIIGYVELYTTKKYPTKIKLKEDYKKHLANMTSNKNKYGFLFQNPHRLRIPIPYKGALGIFDVSVDEKNTLADMKREIIEEEYRYQWINHH
- a CDS encoding VWA domain-containing protein, with product MQISYLRDDSLIEITTFLARRWAFNKNVKVEFANINRPKTHLQNAIITLPSIEKYSGDDFDKYRQLRTTLWYESMRIYYCDKILSDDHVFGFILNTIETRRIEMLGRKIWRGMDRELIVNYERIWRNRPLLSSVYGRARIVEAFYQYFLLNDFKGDIPANDVVKIKKATILAKNILNKSLENNYGTEWISKKIVEIIKILQIDSLLTISIPLFKRGQNIPMNEEEVLNALKKISQNREYFSKIEPKKALEGKEIKNEFNAIIHENRKNESKGVGNKIIGISTPNHKNVNEMSIYDNDFISSLKIKFRSWRTGWREEHVQDYGDEFDAESYIEDSKPFLKDFRKIIKTRIMILLDHSSSIASNQIKYKKTTLSLCEVLAYLRIKFSIYAFNTENRAVMCWSIKDEGVKWNNTCAKRLASVQANGGTPLADVYNKMHHLVSTKKPDILLTLTDGEPSDPDAVRRMTSLFKNIGTSMISIGLGSDIIRSMNIANNLKQLGYEKSLAVYNLNDIPKKILGILNSP